A part of Corynebacterium lactis RW2-5 genomic DNA contains:
- a CDS encoding DNA-directed RNA polymerase subunit beta', whose protein sequence is MLDVNNFDELRIGLATADDIRRWSRGEVKKPETINYRTLKPEKDGLFCERIFGPTRDWECACGKYKRVRFKGIICERCGVEVTKSKVRRERMGHIELAAPVTHIWYFKGVPSRLGYLLDLAPKDLEKIIYFAANIITSVDEEARHNDQETLEADMLVDKKLVEDDRDQELAERAQTLEEDLAELEAAGAKADARKKVQSAAEREMRHIRERAQRELDRLDEIWNTFIKLEPKQMIIDEGIYTELVDRYEDYFTGGMGAEAIQTLIRNFDLAAEAEELREIIRDGKGQKKMRALKRLKVVTAFLQSGNDPAAMVLDCIPVIPPELRPMVQLDGGRFATSDLNDLYRRVINRNNRLKRMIDLGAPEIIVNNEKRMLQESVDALFDNGRRGRPVTGPGNRPLKSLSDLLKGKQGRFRQNLLGKRVDYSGRSVIIVGPQLKLHQCGLPKLMALELFKPFVMKELVAKSYAQNIKSAKRMVERQRPEVWDVLEDVITGHPVLLNRAPTLHRLGIQAFEPILVEGKAIQLHPLACEAFNADFDGDQMAVHLPLSSEAQAEARILMLSSNNILSPASGKPLAMPRLDMVTGLYFLTLEKPELPGTHKDASADAPESGIYSTPAEAIMAYDRGAIGLQSPIKVRISHLRPPADIEAEQFPDGWNKGETWLAKTTLGRVMFNELLPWNYPYVEGVMAKKPQAAIINDLAAKYPMITVAQTVDKLKDAGFYWATRSGVTIAMSDVLVLPNKREILNGYEEKAATVEKKFRRGKLSAAERHESLVNLWKAATAEVGEKVEALYPDDNPIPMIVKSGAAGNMGQIHSLAGMKGMVTNPRGEYITRPIKTSFREGLSVLEYFNNSHGSRKGLADTALRTADSGYLTRRLVDVAQDVIVREEDCGTTDGVVVEIGEDVLDASGNPTGEIRRAKYVETAAIARVLAADITDKDGNVLVEVGTDLSDSHITLALSHGVKEVKVRSVLTCTTATGVCAKCYGRSMATGKLVDIGEAVGIVAAQSIGEPGTQLTMRTFHQGGVGGDITGGLPRVQELFEARVPKNKAPLAREDGRVRLEEDDHFYTLTLIPDANSEDEVVYDKLSKRQGLAEITVEGRRRAIRDGDHVTKGQQLLKGAADPHEVLEVLGRRGVQRHLIEEVQSVYRDQGVAIHDKHIEVIVSQMLRRVIVSKPGDSDLLPGALVERSTVMAKNRELVASGGNVIEGRRVLMGITKASLATESWLSAASFQETTRVLTDAAINKRSDKLIGLKENVIIGKLIPAGTGIARYRNISVEPTEEAARQAAAPFASFGEGFYGAEDTYGIEPVGSAVPLDDIGTFE, encoded by the coding sequence GTGCTCGACGTCAACAACTTTGACGAGCTCCGGATTGGGCTCGCAACCGCCGACGACATCCGCCGCTGGTCTCGCGGTGAGGTTAAGAAGCCCGAGACGATCAACTACCGTACGCTGAAGCCGGAAAAGGACGGTCTTTTCTGTGAGCGTATCTTCGGCCCGACCCGTGACTGGGAGTGTGCTTGTGGCAAGTACAAGCGCGTTCGCTTCAAGGGCATCATCTGTGAGCGCTGTGGCGTTGAGGTGACCAAGTCGAAGGTTCGCCGTGAGCGCATGGGCCACATTGAGCTGGCCGCACCGGTCACTCACATCTGGTACTTCAAGGGCGTTCCGTCCCGCCTTGGCTACCTGCTCGACCTGGCTCCGAAGGATCTGGAAAAGATCATCTACTTCGCTGCCAACATCATCACCTCCGTCGATGAGGAAGCACGTCACAACGACCAGGAGACCCTGGAAGCCGACATGCTCGTCGACAAGAAGCTGGTTGAGGACGACCGCGACCAGGAGCTGGCCGAGCGTGCCCAGACCCTGGAAGAGGACCTCGCTGAGCTCGAAGCCGCCGGCGCGAAGGCTGACGCCCGCAAGAAGGTTCAGTCCGCCGCCGAGCGCGAGATGCGCCACATCCGCGAGCGTGCCCAGCGCGAGTTGGACCGCCTCGACGAGATTTGGAACACCTTCATCAAGCTCGAGCCGAAGCAGATGATTATCGACGAGGGTATTTACACCGAGCTCGTCGACCGCTACGAGGATTACTTCACCGGCGGCATGGGTGCTGAGGCTATTCAGACCCTGATTCGCAACTTCGACCTCGCCGCAGAGGCGGAGGAGCTGCGAGAGATCATCCGCGATGGCAAGGGCCAGAAGAAGATGCGAGCGCTGAAGCGCCTGAAGGTCGTCACTGCGTTCTTGCAGTCCGGCAACGATCCGGCCGCTATGGTTCTCGACTGCATCCCGGTTATTCCGCCGGAGCTGCGCCCGATGGTTCAGCTCGATGGCGGCCGCTTCGCGACCTCTGACCTGAACGATCTCTACCGTCGCGTCATCAACCGCAACAACCGCCTGAAGCGCATGATTGACCTCGGCGCTCCGGAGATCATCGTCAACAACGAGAAGCGCATGCTGCAGGAGTCCGTTGACGCACTGTTCGACAACGGCCGCCGCGGCCGTCCGGTTACCGGCCCGGGCAACCGCCCGCTGAAGTCCCTGAGCGACCTGCTCAAGGGTAAGCAGGGTCGTTTCCGTCAGAACCTGCTCGGTAAGCGTGTCGACTACTCCGGCCGTTCGGTTATTATCGTCGGCCCGCAGCTGAAGCTGCACCAGTGTGGTCTGCCGAAGCTGATGGCTCTCGAGCTGTTCAAGCCGTTCGTGATGAAGGAGCTTGTAGCCAAGAGCTACGCGCAGAACATTAAATCCGCAAAGCGCATGGTCGAGCGTCAGCGCCCCGAGGTGTGGGACGTCCTCGAAGATGTCATTACCGGCCACCCGGTTCTGCTGAACCGTGCGCCTACGCTGCACCGCCTGGGTATTCAGGCGTTCGAGCCGATCCTGGTCGAGGGTAAGGCTATCCAGCTGCACCCGCTGGCCTGTGAGGCGTTCAACGCTGACTTCGACGGTGACCAGATGGCAGTTCACCTGCCGCTGTCCTCCGAGGCTCAGGCTGAGGCCCGCATCCTGATGTTGTCCTCGAACAACATCCTGTCCCCGGCATCTGGTAAGCCGCTGGCTATGCCGCGTCTGGATATGGTCACGGGTCTGTACTTCTTGACCCTGGAGAAGCCGGAGCTTCCGGGCACTCATAAGGACGCGTCCGCCGATGCACCGGAGTCCGGAATCTACTCGACTCCGGCCGAGGCCATCATGGCCTACGACCGCGGTGCAATTGGCCTGCAGAGCCCGATTAAGGTGCGCATCAGCCACCTGCGTCCGCCGGCCGACATTGAGGCCGAGCAGTTCCCGGATGGCTGGAACAAGGGCGAGACCTGGTTGGCTAAGACCACCCTGGGCCGCGTCATGTTCAACGAGCTGCTGCCGTGGAACTACCCGTACGTCGAGGGTGTCATGGCGAAGAAGCCGCAGGCTGCCATCATCAACGACCTCGCTGCGAAGTACCCGATGATTACCGTCGCGCAGACCGTTGACAAGCTGAAGGATGCTGGTTTCTACTGGGCTACCCGTTCGGGCGTCACCATCGCTATGTCCGACGTTCTGGTTCTCCCGAACAAGCGCGAGATTCTTAACGGCTACGAAGAGAAGGCCGCCACGGTGGAGAAGAAGTTCCGCCGCGGTAAGCTCTCCGCCGCTGAGCGTCACGAGTCGCTGGTTAACCTGTGGAAGGCCGCTACCGCCGAGGTCGGTGAAAAGGTCGAGGCTCTATACCCGGATGACAACCCGATTCCGATGATCGTTAAGTCCGGTGCTGCCGGTAACATGGGCCAGATTCACTCTCTGGCCGGCATGAAGGGCATGGTTACGAACCCGCGTGGTGAGTACATCACCCGTCCGATTAAGACCTCCTTCCGTGAAGGCCTCTCGGTCCTCGAGTACTTCAACAACTCGCACGGTTCCCGTAAGGGCCTGGCCGATACCGCGCTGCGTACCGCAGACTCGGGTTACCTGACCCGTCGTCTGGTCGACGTTGCGCAGGACGTCATCGTCCGTGAAGAGGACTGTGGCACGACGGACGGCGTCGTCGTCGAGATCGGCGAGGACGTCCTGGACGCATCCGGCAACCCGACTGGCGAGATTCGTCGCGCCAAGTACGTCGAGACCGCCGCGATTGCCCGTGTCCTGGCTGCGGACATCACTGACAAGGATGGCAACGTCCTGGTCGAGGTTGGCACCGACTTGAGCGATTCCCACATCACCCTGGCTCTGTCGCACGGTGTCAAGGAAGTTAAGGTTCGCTCGGTTCTGACCTGTACGACCGCGACCGGCGTTTGTGCCAAGTGCTACGGCCGCTCCATGGCGACCGGCAAGCTGGTCGACATCGGAGAGGCTGTCGGTATCGTCGCCGCACAGTCCATTGGTGAGCCGGGTACCCAGCTGACCATGCGTACGTTCCACCAGGGTGGTGTCGGTGGCGACATTACCGGTGGTCTGCCGCGAGTCCAGGAGCTCTTCGAGGCACGTGTCCCGAAGAACAAGGCTCCGTTGGCCCGCGAAGATGGCCGTGTTCGCTTGGAAGAGGACGATCACTTCTACACCCTGACCCTGATTCCGGACGCCAACAGCGAGGACGAGGTTGTCTACGACAAGCTCTCTAAGCGACAGGGCCTGGCCGAAATCACCGTCGAAGGTCGCCGCCGTGCGATCCGCGATGGCGACCACGTGACTAAGGGCCAGCAGCTGCTCAAGGGTGCTGCTGATCCGCACGAGGTCCTCGAGGTTCTGGGTCGCCGTGGCGTCCAGCGCCACCTCATTGAAGAGGTCCAGTCGGTTTACCGTGACCAGGGTGTGGCCATCCACGACAAGCACATCGAGGTTATTGTCAGCCAGATGCTGCGTCGTGTGATTGTCTCCAAGCCGGGCGATTCCGATCTGCTGCCGGGCGCACTTGTTGAGCGTTCCACCGTTATGGCGAAGAACCGCGAGCTCGTCGCAAGCGGTGGAAACGTCATCGAGGGTCGCCGCGTCCTGATGGGTATCACCAAGGCATCTCTGGCCACCGAGTCCTGGCTGTCGGCCGCCTCCTTCCAGGAGACGACCCGCGTCCTGACCGATGCTGCAATCAACAAGCGCTCCGACAAGCTGATTGGCCTGAAGGAGAACGTGATTATCGGTAAGCTCATTCCGGCTGGTACCGGTATTGCCCGCTACCGCAACATCTCGGTCGAGCCGACCGAGGAGGCAGCACGCCAGGCTGCGGCTCCGTTCGCATCCTTCGGTGAGGGCTTTTACGGCGCAGAGGACACCTACGGTATCGAGCCGGTCGGTTCCGCTGTTCCGCTGGATGACATCGGAACCTTCGAATAA